In Octopus bimaculoides isolate UCB-OBI-ISO-001 chromosome 21, ASM119413v2, whole genome shotgun sequence, a single window of DNA contains:
- the LOC106882008 gene encoding zinc finger protein 271-like: protein MENEFCEKSIQIKTETESIDSCDEIQNEREETSYTCDICKKSFSQKSHLTDHKHIHTGEKPYRCDICGRLFSASGALNTHKRIHTGETPYHCDICGKSFSVNGNLNAHKRIHTGKKPYHCDTCSKSFFDSHTLNNHKHIHTKEKPYCCDICGKSFPNKSKLRRHIYIHTGEKPYCCNICGKSFCQNVDLNKHIRIHTGEKPFQCDICGKSCSRSSDLIIHKRVHTGEKPYHCDICGKSFSGSSALHIHRRIHTGETPYHCDICGKSFSEGGTLTKHKRIHTGEKPYHCDICGKTFSIRGNINGHKRIHTGEKPYKCDICGQSFSKNRYLTEHKRLHTGEKPFHCDICGQSFSVNRHLTKHKCIHSGEKLYQCDICEKSFSTNRYLTKHKYIHTGEGPYPHDFCNKSFSHGKALIIRKHINTNEKPYQCDICGKSFSQQYLTIHKRTHTGEKPYLCVICGKSFSQNVHLTLHKRTHTGEKPYHCDICGKSFSQRSTLSNHKYVHRAEKLYLCDICGKSFSRSFQLTRHKRLHTEE, encoded by the coding sequence atggaaaatgaattctGTGAGAAGTCAATTCAAATTAAAACAGAGACTGAAAGCATTGATTCTTGTGATGAGATtcagaatgagagagaagaaacatcATATAcctgtgatatctgtaaaaagtcattctctcaaaaaagtCATCTAACTgatcacaaacatattcacacaggagagaagccatatcgttgTGACATATGTGGTAGACTATTCTCTGCAAGTGGTGCCTTAaacactcacaaacgcattcacacaggagagacaccatatcactgtgatatctgtggtaaatcattttctgtaaaTGGTAACTTAAatgctcacaaacgtattcatacaggaaagaaaccttatcattgtgataCCTGCAGTAAATCATTTTTTGACAGTCACACTTTAAAtaatcacaaacatattcatacaaaagagaaaccatattgctgtgatatttgtggtaaatctttcccaaataaaagtaaattaagaagacacatatatattcatacaggagaaaaaccctatTGCtgtaacatctgtggtaaatcattctgtcaAAATGTTGACTTAAATAAGCACATACGGatccatacaggagaaaagccatttcagtgtgatatttgtggtaaatcttgTTCTAGAAGCAGTGACTTGATTATACATaagcgtgttcatacaggagaaaaaccgtatcactgtgatatctgtggtaaatctttctctggaAGTAGTGCCTTGCATATACATaggcgtattcatacaggagagacaccatatcactgtgatatttgtggtaaatcattttctgaaggTGGTACCTTAACTAagcataaacgcattcatactggagagaaaccatatcactgtgatatctgtggtaaaacattctccaTTAGGGGAAATATAAATGGGcacaaacgtatccatacaggagaaaaaccatacaagtgtgatatttgtggtcaGTCATTCTCTAAGAACAGATATTTAACTGAACACAAACGTctccatacaggagaaaagccatttcactgtgatatctgtggtcagtCATTCTCTGTGAATAGACATTTAACCAAACACAAATGCATCCATTCAGGAGAAAAGTTATATCAGTGCGACATCTGTGAGAAATCATTCTCTACCAATAgatatttaactaaacacaaatatattcatacaggagagggACCATATCCTCATGACTTTTGTAACAAATCATTTTCTCATGGTAAAGCTTTAATTATACGCAAACACATTAATACAaatgagaaaccatatcagtgtgatatctgcggtaaatcattttctcaacaatatttaactatacacaaacgcactcatacaggtgagaagccatatctcTGTGTTATCTGTGGGAAATCTTTCTCTCAAAATGTTCACTTAACTctacacaaacgcactcacacaggtgagaagccttatcactgtgatatatgtggaaaatctttCTCTCAAAGAAGTACCTTGTCTAATCACAAATATGTCCACAGAGCAGAAAAACTGTACCTCTGTGAcatttgtggcaaatcattctccaGAAGTTTTCAACTAACGAGACACAAGCGTCTTCATACAGAGGAGTAG
- the LOC106882019 gene encoding protein PFC0760c, whose protein sequence is MENSSREHKREGSKQHHCQRMPSSTKKLSLRSENTKSHTAPLKEKHNLSNDSSEFGNAKRQDSKLIDCQQSVEPISIVTQLSVKSAGSDAESSKSSTGKFSPSDKHRSKMCDPVVTSPELTTKCDRNLSPVISQNYKTSVTLNNQEPIVTECFGKSNLEDSRSSVITPCFSSSVTNSMAPESLSSKDSDCDDSMTRKKASVRKLFSPSKPDYEVSVENPIQDDTLAKNHSLEFLNEMKKKLSQEIAAHNRRQQDEDCEDTTQLVDIYQTHDEEYCSNDSLREDQNSLKTFSPQPQSDLHAVTEQSETECVDLEKGEIVSDDDDGDDDDNDDDDGDDDDEDDNDDDDCNDDRDDDHDEEQFSKDKFSPSHISTKHGSEHISGQPSKKRSLLGDETLTKIRNKHNNSSSRTENKKRRVNR, encoded by the coding sequence atggaaaattccTCAAGAGAACATAAAAGGGAAGGTAGTAAACAACATCATTGCCAAAGGATGCCTTCGTCTACAAAAAAATTATCTTTGAGGTCTGAGAATACAAAATCTCATACTGCTCCACTCAAAGAGAAGCACAATTTATCTAATGACTCCAGTGAATTCGGTAATGCCAAGAGACAAGATTCTAAGTTGATTGATTGTCAGCAGTCTGTAGAACCAATCAGTATAGTAACACAACTGTCAGTAAAATCTGCAGGATCTGATGCAGAGAGCTCTAAATCTTCTACTGGAAAATTCTCTCCAAGTGACAAACATCGCAGTAAAATGTGTGATCCAGTTGTAACTTCACCAGAACTGACAACTAAATGTGATAGAAACCTCTCACCTGTTATTTCACAAAATTACAAGACCTCAGTCACATTGAATAATCAGGAACCTATAGTTACTGAGTGTTTTGGCAAATCTAATTTAGAAGATTCTCGTTCTTCTGTAATTACTCCTTGCTTTTCTAGCAGTGTGACAAACTCGATGGCTCCTGAATCATTGAGTAGTAAAGATTCTGACTGCGATGATTCCATGACAAGGAAGAAAGCCTCTGTTCGTAAACTTTTCTCACCAAGTAAACCTGATTATGAAGTATCAGTGGAAAATCCTATTCAAGATGACACACTAGCAAAGAATCACAGCCTTGAGtttttgaatgaaatgaaaaaaaaactatcacAAGAAATTGCTGCCCATAACAGAAGGCAACAAGATGAAGATTGTGAAGATACAACACAGTTAGTTGATATCTATCAGACTCATGATGAGGAATATTGTAGTAATGACAGTCTGAGAGAAGATCAGAATTCTCTCAAAACATTTTCTCCTCAGCCACAAAGTGATTTACATGCAGTCACTGAACAGTCAGAAACTGAGTGTGTAGACTTAGAAAAGGGGGAGATTGtgagcgatgatgatgatggtgatgacgatgacaatgacgacgacgatggggatgatgacgatgaagatgataatgatgacgacgattgtaatgatgatcgtgatgatgatcatgatgaagaacAATTTTCCAAGGACAAATTCTCACCTTCTCACATTAGCACTAAGCATGGAAGTGAACATATTTCAGGGCAACCTTCCAAAAAAAGGAGTTTATTAGGAGATGAAACATTAACTAAAATTAGGAATAAACATAATAACAGCTCTTCaagaactgaaaacaaaaaacgaCGAGTAAATCGGTGA